A part of Lactobacillus sp. ESL0700 genomic DNA contains:
- a CDS encoding NAD(P)H-hydrate dehydratase, whose translation MTAISADILTKVIKKRRSDTHKGNYGRVLLIGGCENYGGAIIMSAEGVLNSGAGLVAVATHSLNLSALHARDPEVMYIDWRDHDLSALIKKMDVIVCGPGLGLSNFAQELMQVLCANLTEKQTLVLDASGLDLIAKQHNLIPQHVGQIILTPHQMEWQRLSQIKIAFQTDSANLTALNELFPQQNAILVLKSNHTHVYCADGSVYVNPLGNPGMATGGMGDTLAGIIGGFCAQFGNEIATVLAAVYLHSLAGDRIAQKDYVVRPTKVSALLPQLMREYAG comes from the coding sequence GTGACAGCAATTTCAGCAGATATTTTAACTAAAGTAATCAAAAAAAGACGCAGCGATACCCATAAAGGCAATTACGGACGCGTATTATTAATCGGCGGCTGTGAAAATTATGGCGGTGCAATAATTATGAGCGCCGAAGGCGTTTTAAACAGCGGCGCGGGGCTTGTAGCAGTGGCGACACATTCGCTTAATCTGTCAGCCTTGCACGCGCGTGATCCCGAAGTGATGTACATCGATTGGCGCGATCATGATTTATCCGCGCTAATTAAAAAGATGGATGTTATTGTCTGTGGTCCGGGACTGGGGCTCAGCAATTTTGCTCAAGAATTAATGCAGGTCTTGTGCGCTAATTTAACTGAGAAGCAGACGTTAGTTTTAGATGCCAGCGGTCTTGATTTAATTGCCAAGCAGCACAATTTAATTCCGCAGCATGTCGGTCAAATCATTTTGACACCGCACCAAATGGAGTGGCAACGCTTGAGCCAAATAAAGATTGCCTTTCAAACCGACAGTGCTAATTTAACGGCATTAAATGAACTTTTTCCGCAGCAGAACGCAATTTTGGTTTTGAAATCGAATCATACGCATGTTTATTGCGCCGACGGCAGTGTTTACGTCAATCCGTTAGGCAATCCTGGAATGGCGACGGGCGGGATGGGCGATACACTTGCTGGGATAATTGGCGGCTTTTGCGCGCAGTTTGGTAATGAAATTGCTACGGTCTTAGCTGCTGTTTATCTTCATTCGCTTGCTGGTGATCGAATTGCCCAAAAGGATTACGTGGTTCGGCCAACTAAAGTCAGCGCATTATTGCCGCAATTGATGAGAGAATACGCAGGTTAA
- a CDS encoding serine hydrolase has product MTFKHKFNRIIVALAAVVLLMLPVAPVSAATQVPNDYHTNQLNLNVKSAIAIDSKTGQLLYGKNINQPLPIASMTKLITVYLTLTAIKEGKLTWQSKVKPTDAIIRVANNKDFSNVPLHVGHEYSIKQLYQATLIESANGAAMLLGQAVSGAQEPFVKKMRQQLIKWQINDAQIYTSCGLPNKDVGADAYPGAASQAENELSAKDMAIVGQHLLTDFPQVIKTAKIARLDFIDQNARTAMVNFNWMLKGLAQYNPQLKVDGLKTGTTDAAGACFIATAKHNGARIITVVMGAAHRDGSDPSRFVQTKELLSYLYRTYRPIIFTKNEVITGLTRMKVHNGKARQINIGMKENSEVWAPINGAKLHIELADDQVEAPVKIGQIATNYLFKAGRTPLISLTNPSGVRLPAKAFQGTTRVNFLVRFWRWLFGG; this is encoded by the coding sequence ATGACTTTTAAGCATAAATTTAACAGAATTATTGTTGCTTTGGCAGCAGTTGTGTTACTGATGTTGCCGGTAGCGCCGGTTTCTGCGGCAACTCAGGTGCCAAATGATTATCATACTAACCAGTTGAATTTAAATGTTAAGTCGGCGATTGCGATTGATAGCAAGACCGGTCAGTTATTGTACGGCAAGAATATTAATCAGCCGCTGCCGATTGCTTCGATGACCAAGCTGATTACGGTTTATTTGACTTTAACGGCAATTAAAGAGGGAAAATTAACGTGGCAAAGTAAGGTAAAGCCAACTGATGCGATTATCCGGGTGGCCAACAACAAGGATTTTTCCAACGTGCCCCTGCATGTGGGCCACGAATACAGCATTAAGCAGCTATATCAGGCGACTTTGATTGAGTCAGCTAATGGTGCCGCGATGCTATTAGGGCAAGCTGTCAGCGGCGCCCAGGAGCCGTTTGTCAAAAAGATGCGGCAGCAACTGATTAAATGGCAGATTAATGATGCGCAAATTTATACTAGTTGTGGCCTGCCGAATAAAGATGTGGGTGCCGATGCTTATCCGGGTGCCGCCAGCCAGGCTGAAAATGAACTCTCAGCTAAGGACATGGCAATTGTTGGCCAGCATTTACTCACGGATTTTCCGCAAGTTATTAAGACGGCCAAGATTGCTCGGTTGGACTTTATAGATCAGAATGCGCGAACGGCAATGGTGAACTTTAACTGGATGCTTAAGGGCTTAGCGCAATATAATCCTCAGTTAAAAGTTGACGGTTTAAAGACTGGGACAACTGATGCAGCTGGCGCCTGCTTTATCGCAACGGCCAAGCATAACGGTGCCCGAATTATTACCGTTGTAATGGGTGCCGCGCACCGTGATGGCAGCGACCCGTCGCGTTTTGTTCAGACTAAAGAGCTATTAAGCTATCTTTACCGTACTTATCGGCCGATTATTTTTACCAAAAACGAAGTAATCACGGGTCTAACCAGGATGAAAGTTCATAACGGCAAGGCGCGGCAAATTAATATTGGCATGAAAGAAAATAGCGAGGTCTGGGCACCGATTAACGGTGCAAAGCTGCACATTGAATTAGCCGATGACCAGGTTGAGGCACCTGTAAAAATCGGACAGATAGCAACAAATTATCTGTTTAAAGCGGGCAGGACCCCGTTAATTTCGCTGACTAATCCTAGTGGTGTTCGCCTGCCAGCCAAGGCATTTCAGGGGACGACGAGGGTTAACTTTTTAGTTCGCTTCTGGCGTTGGCTTTTTGGAGGTTAA
- a CDS encoding PspC domain-containing protein, with protein MQKHLTKSRDKILTGVLGGIAEYFDWDKAWTRIAGGALICFTGWGLILYIIAAFAIPEHNRPDNIPNGEYHKH; from the coding sequence ATGCAAAAACATTTAACAAAATCGCGCGACAAAATTTTGACTGGTGTCTTAGGTGGCATCGCTGAATATTTCGATTGGGACAAGGCTTGGACAAGAATTGCCGGCGGTGCCCTGATTTGCTTTACTGGTTGGGGTCTAATACTTTATATTATTGCTGCCTTTGCAATTCCAGAGCATAACCGCCCCGATAATATCCCTAATGGTGAATATCATAAGCATTGA
- a CDS encoding polysaccharide biosynthesis protein: protein MKENNLKEQNTQDTFIKGSAWMTFGSITSRILGALYIIPWFIWMQPYGNIANALTARSYNIYSIFILISTAGIPGAVAKQVAKYNALNEYGVGRKLFRKGLILMVVLGIVSAAVMYFASPLLASNGSRSDPRQVAVMRSLSYAILIIPILSIMRGYFQGYADMMPSAVSQFVEQLARVVWMLLTAYIIMQVQHGSFVNAVVQSNLAAAIGAVFGIAILVWFLFTRRHKLNDLVANSNNEVEVSTMGLFGEIIAQAIPFIIIDAGIQLFYLVDQYTFHPMIAGLVQARYNTIETWYALFALNANKLIMIIVSLASAMAVTAIPLLSAAHAKHDFHGISKQIGNTLDLFLFVMIPAAFGMAAIATPIYTIFYGYDKLGADVLYLSSFTAISLGLFTVLMAILQGLSENGLAIKYLVLGLIIKIIAQYPMVYVFKIYGPLVATNLGMLVIIFLALKHLQVSYDFNSSRTSRRFIGITSFSVIMFLLVIVVEKAMELVLNPAVRLQALLIVAVSVLVGGIFYVFAAIKSDLAQKILGDKIVPILRKLHIRA, encoded by the coding sequence ATGAAAGAAAATAATTTAAAAGAGCAAAACACGCAGGATACCTTCATTAAGGGTAGTGCGTGGATGACTTTTGGCTCGATTACATCACGGATTTTGGGTGCGTTGTACATCATTCCGTGGTTTATCTGGATGCAGCCGTATGGCAATATTGCTAACGCGCTAACGGCTAGAAGTTACAACATTTATAGTATTTTTATCTTGATTTCAACAGCGGGAATTCCCGGAGCAGTTGCTAAACAGGTCGCCAAGTATAATGCCCTTAACGAATATGGCGTTGGTCGCAAATTATTTCGTAAAGGTCTAATTTTGATGGTGGTCTTAGGCATTGTTTCGGCAGCTGTGATGTATTTTGCCTCGCCACTCTTAGCTTCAAATGGGTCACGTAGCGATCCGCGACAAGTGGCGGTAATGCGCAGTCTGTCTTACGCCATCTTGATTATCCCGATTTTGAGTATCATGCGGGGATATTTTCAAGGGTATGCGGATATGATGCCGTCGGCTGTTTCCCAATTTGTGGAACAGCTTGCTCGTGTCGTGTGGATGCTATTAACTGCATACATTATCATGCAAGTACAACACGGTTCTTTTGTTAATGCGGTTGTCCAGTCAAACTTGGCAGCGGCCATTGGGGCAGTTTTTGGTATCGCAATTCTAGTCTGGTTTTTGTTTACGCGGCGGCACAAGTTGAATGACCTTGTTGCTAACTCAAACAATGAAGTTGAAGTTTCAACAATGGGACTGTTTGGTGAAATCATCGCTCAGGCAATTCCGTTCATTATTATTGATGCGGGAATTCAGCTATTCTATTTAGTTGACCAGTATACTTTCCACCCAATGATTGCAGGCTTGGTGCAGGCTCGTTACAACACAATTGAAACTTGGTATGCGTTGTTCGCGCTTAATGCGAATAAGTTAATCATGATTATTGTCTCCCTAGCTAGTGCAATGGCAGTTACAGCAATTCCACTACTGTCAGCAGCCCATGCCAAGCACGATTTTCACGGTATTTCAAAGCAAATTGGTAACACGCTAGACCTATTTTTGTTCGTGATGATCCCAGCAGCATTTGGGATGGCAGCAATAGCGACACCGATTTACACCATTTTTTATGGTTATGACAAGTTGGGCGCAGATGTTTTATATTTGTCATCCTTTACAGCGATTTCGCTGGGGCTATTTACCGTTTTAATGGCTATCTTGCAAGGATTATCAGAAAATGGTCTGGCAATAAAATATCTTGTGCTCGGGCTGATAATTAAAATTATCGCGCAGTACCCAATGGTGTATGTTTTTAAAATTTATGGCCCGTTAGTAGCCACTAATTTGGGGATGCTAGTTATTATTTTCTTGGCCCTGAAGCATTTGCAAGTGAGTTATGACTTTAATAGCAGTCGGACCAGCCGGCGGTTTATCGGCATTACTTCATTTTCTGTAATTATGTTTCTACTTGTGATAGTAGTTGAAAAGGCTATGGAACTTGTATTAAATCCCGCAGTTCGTTTGCAAGCACTATTGATTGTTGCTGTTTCCGTTCTTGTTGGTGGCATCTTCTATGTCTTTGCGGCAATTAAGTCTGACTTAGCGCAAAAGATTTTAGGTGACAAGATTGTTCCGATTTTAAGAAAATTACATATTCGAGCATAA
- the leuS gene encoding leucine--tRNA ligase, producing the protein MYNHKVVEKKWQDYWAKNKTFKTGSDPKKKNYYVMDMFPFPSGKGLHVGHPEGYTATDITARMKRAQGYNVLYPMGWDAFGLPTEQYALKTGKDPAVVTKENIATFKKQLHKLGFSYDWDRELATCDPKYYKWTQWTFEQMYKHGLAYEAEVPVNWSPDLGTVVANEDIVDGKTERGGFPIYRRNMKQWMLKITAYADRLLAGLDKLDWPENVKEMQRNWIGRSVGAQVTFKIKNSDQTFDIFTTRPDTLFGASYAVLAPENKLVEKITTADHKADVEAYVKDIESKSDLERTDLNKNKTGVFTGAYAINPVNDEEIPIWISDYVLATYGTGAVMAVPAHDDRDYEFAKKFDLPIKPVIKGGDITKEAYTGDGVHFDSEFLNGLKVEDAKKKIVAWLEEHNVGEKKVNYKLRDWEFSRQRYWGEPIPVIHWEDGETTLVPEDQLPLVLPHATDIKPSGTPESPLVNLTDWVNVVDENGRKGKRETNTMPNWAGSSWYFIRYVDPHNDQKLADYDLLKKWLPVDLYIGGAEHAVRHLLYARFWNMVLYDLGVVPNEEPFQRLYNQGLILKNHEKMSKSKGNVVNPDDVIDEYGADSLRTYEMFMGPLDASIDWDDNGPASTKKFLDRVWRLFVNDLDLKAIPQENIVAENDGTLDKVYAETVKKVTEDFEALHFNTAISQMMVFVNAAQKAKTIPREYAEGLITLMAPVAPHMMEEIWQIMGHDQSVTFAKWPTYDPAKLVESTVEIMVQVNGKLRGNFNAAKDTAKDELQEQALALPHVQKFLAGKDVKKVIVVPNKIVNIVAK; encoded by the coding sequence ATGTACAATCACAAAGTTGTCGAAAAAAAATGGCAAGATTATTGGGCCAAAAATAAAACTTTCAAAACGGGCAGCGATCCGAAGAAGAAAAATTATTATGTCATGGACATGTTTCCATTTCCATCTGGTAAGGGATTGCACGTTGGTCATCCAGAAGGTTATACAGCAACTGATATTACTGCCAGAATGAAGCGGGCACAGGGCTATAACGTTCTTTATCCAATGGGTTGGGATGCCTTTGGTTTGCCAACAGAACAATATGCGTTAAAGACGGGTAAAGATCCGGCTGTTGTTACTAAGGAAAATATCGCTACTTTCAAAAAGCAGCTGCACAAGCTTGGCTTTTCTTACGATTGGGATCGTGAACTTGCAACTTGTGATCCAAAATATTATAAGTGGACGCAATGGACATTTGAACAAATGTACAAGCATGGTCTGGCTTATGAAGCTGAAGTACCGGTTAACTGGTCACCGGATTTAGGGACAGTTGTTGCGAATGAAGACATTGTTGACGGTAAGACAGAACGGGGCGGCTTTCCAATTTATCGTCGTAATATGAAGCAATGGATGCTGAAGATTACGGCTTACGCTGACCGTTTACTTGCTGGTCTTGACAAGCTTGATTGGCCGGAAAACGTTAAGGAAATGCAACGTAACTGGATTGGTCGTTCAGTTGGTGCCCAAGTTACGTTCAAAATTAAGAATTCTGATCAGACCTTTGACATTTTTACCACTCGTCCTGATACCTTATTTGGTGCTAGCTATGCGGTTTTAGCACCAGAGAACAAATTGGTTGAAAAAATCACCACAGCTGACCACAAGGCAGATGTTGAAGCATACGTTAAGGACATCGAATCCAAGTCTGATTTGGAAAGAACTGACTTGAACAAGAATAAGACTGGTGTCTTCACTGGTGCATACGCAATTAATCCGGTTAACGATGAAGAAATTCCAATTTGGATTTCAGATTACGTTTTGGCAACTTATGGTACTGGTGCAGTAATGGCCGTTCCAGCACATGATGACCGTGATTATGAATTCGCTAAGAAGTTTGACTTGCCAATTAAGCCAGTTATTAAGGGTGGCGACATCACTAAGGAAGCTTACACTGGCGATGGTGTCCACTTTGATTCCGAATTTTTAAACGGCTTAAAGGTCGAAGATGCGAAGAAGAAAATCGTAGCTTGGCTTGAAGAACACAATGTTGGTGAAAAGAAGGTCAACTACAAGTTGCGTGACTGGGAATTCAGTCGCCAACGTTACTGGGGTGAACCAATTCCTGTTATTCATTGGGAAGATGGCGAAACTACGTTAGTTCCAGAAGACCAATTACCATTAGTCTTGCCACATGCAACTGATATTAAGCCTTCAGGAACTCCTGAAAGTCCGCTTGTTAACTTGACTGATTGGGTTAACGTTGTTGATGAAAATGGCCGCAAGGGTAAACGAGAGACCAATACGATGCCTAACTGGGCTGGTTCATCATGGTACTTTATCCGTTACGTTGATCCACATAATGACCAAAAGCTCGCTGACTACGACTTGCTTAAGAAGTGGTTACCAGTTGACTTGTACATTGGTGGGGCAGAACACGCAGTACGGCACTTGCTCTATGCACGTTTTTGGAACATGGTTCTCTACGACTTGGGTGTTGTACCAAATGAAGAACCGTTCCAGCGTCTATACAATCAAGGTTTGATTTTAAAGAACCACGAGAAGATGTCTAAGTCTAAAGGCAACGTTGTTAATCCAGACGATGTGATTGATGAATACGGCGCAGACAGCCTGAGAACTTACGAAATGTTCATGGGTCCATTAGATGCCTCAATTGACTGGGATGACAATGGTCCTGCTTCAACTAAGAAGTTCTTGGATCGCGTTTGGCGCCTATTTGTAAACGATTTGGACTTGAAGGCAATCCCACAAGAAAACATCGTTGCCGAAAATGACGGTACTCTGGACAAGGTATACGCAGAAACTGTTAAGAAGGTAACCGAAGACTTTGAGGCTTTGCACTTTAACACCGCAATTTCACAAATGATGGTCTTTGTTAATGCGGCTCAAAAGGCTAAGACAATTCCACGGGAATACGCAGAAGGCCTCATTACTCTGATGGCACCAGTTGCACCTCACATGATGGAAGAAATCTGGCAAATCATGGGTCATGACCAATCAGTCACCTTTGCTAAGTGGCCAACTTATGATCCAGCTAAGTTAGTTGAATCAACCGTAGAGATTATGGTTCAAGTAAACGGCAAGTTGCGTGGCAATTTCAATGCTGCTAAAGATACAGCTAAAGATGAATTGCAAGAGCAAGCTTTGGCATTGCCACATGTGCAAAAATTCTTAGCTGGTAAAGATGTTAAAAAGGTTATCGTTGTACCGAATAAGATTGTTAACATTGTTGCCAAATAA
- a CDS encoding phosphatase PAP2 family protein: MSNTTHAKRDTIVPATIFLVIYAVWAILVSSSNQIIHQFDNAIIGIICNTNPANVKFATTFTNLGNTSVIVVETLILFIILLVFKKYAYAFFTAGTMIAANGYNWIIKHAIARHRPYVHHLVAAHGYSFPSGHSVGSATLFGILIVLTILLIKNKAAKTVLCIIWACFPLLIGYTRIFTHVHYPSDVLGGFLEGITFVLIGYSFLYHYYLKE, translated from the coding sequence TTGAGTAATACAACACACGCTAAAAGAGACACAATTGTGCCCGCAACAATCTTTTTGGTCATTTATGCAGTCTGGGCCATCCTAGTTTCTTCAAGCAATCAAATTATTCATCAATTTGACAATGCGATAATTGGAATTATCTGTAATACGAACCCAGCCAATGTTAAATTCGCAACGACTTTCACCAATTTAGGTAATACGAGTGTCATTGTGGTTGAGACGCTTATCTTATTCATTATTCTGCTGGTTTTTAAAAAATACGCCTATGCCTTTTTCACGGCGGGAACCATGATTGCAGCCAATGGCTATAACTGGATTATCAAACACGCAATTGCCCGCCACCGACCATATGTACACCACTTGGTTGCCGCTCACGGCTATAGTTTCCCATCTGGCCATTCTGTCGGAAGTGCTACTTTATTCGGGATTTTAATCGTCCTAACTATTTTATTAATCAAGAACAAGGCTGCTAAAACAGTTCTGTGCATTATCTGGGCTTGTTTTCCATTATTAATTGGCTACACCAGAATTTTCACGCATGTTCATTATCCGTCAGATGTTCTCGGTGGCTTCTTAGAAGGAATTACCTTTGTCTTAATCGGTTATTCCTTCTTGTATCATTACTACCTAAAAGAATAA
- a CDS encoding PAS domain-containing protein, translating into MDKNTKQAIEKLAGQNPTNNTVNDVAMTDDDWLDKAAEKVNAVSGDTYVKLKTGLLTVNQLEDFLNAVISEMAFVDENNQFLYFNDATMPSLANRKPKKAQLGNPLGVCHPEKVQKNVAAVVDLLKSGKKKIAKIPMPTSNPDEYFVHYYCGVYNSDGEYRGVNEQVFDMKPLVDWYLKKTGQKIIKDPDAKVDTYTGATSQKSKDDIIDAISEASPK; encoded by the coding sequence ATGGATAAAAACACAAAACAGGCTATTGAAAAATTAGCGGGTCAAAATCCAACCAATAATACGGTGAATGATGTAGCAATGACCGATGATGATTGGCTAGATAAAGCTGCCGAAAAGGTAAACGCGGTTTCTGGAGATACTTATGTTAAATTAAAAACCGGTTTATTAACGGTTAATCAATTAGAGGATTTTTTGAACGCAGTCATTTCCGAGATGGCATTTGTTGATGAAAATAATCAGTTTTTATATTTCAATGACGCAACAATGCCGTCTTTAGCTAATCGCAAACCAAAGAAAGCGCAGCTGGGTAACCCTCTAGGCGTTTGTCACCCAGAAAAGGTACAGAAAAATGTTGCTGCGGTCGTTGATCTGTTAAAATCCGGCAAAAAGAAAATTGCTAAAATTCCGATGCCAACCAGTAATCCTGACGAATACTTTGTTCATTACTATTGCGGCGTGTACAACAGCGATGGCGAGTATCGGGGAGTTAACGAACAGGTCTTTGATATGAAGCCCCTAGTTGATTGGTACCTTAAAAAGACAGGCCAGAAAATCATTAAGGATCCTGATGCTAAAGTTGATACATATACTGGGGCAACGTCACAAAAATCTAAAGATGACATTATTGATGCAATTTCTGAAGCATCACCTAAATAA
- a CDS encoding MDR family MFS transporter gives MKKTNVPVVTLAIFMTTFMAAIEGTIVSTAMPTIVSDLNGLEIMNWVVSIFLFMTAVSTPLYGKLADSIGRKPVFLFGIALFVVGSALCGQAHNMMELILFRVVQGLGSGAVQPVAMTIIADLYTLKKRTKMLGLNSGFWGVASVIAPLLGGFIVQSLSWHWVFYINVPIGLIAFLLVVFFLHEPKEKVAVKLDVKGTCWLTVLLLTLMYVLQELGSLNWLITAALVILIIISAVAFYHVEKKADDPIMPLSMLKGREFLALNLITMFISGVVIGFEFYIPTWMQGIKGTSATIAGFAVTPSSVMWVVGSFLIGGLLGRFGVRKTFFGMLGLLVIADLLLLIVPMQTPFWVFCVIATMNGLAFGAIITASQVRSQVLVEPENVGVATSFNTLMRYLGQTMLVSIYGITFNTIVAGQIAKHPALTQAMMNKIVSSVKAKELAANLVPQLRQVLFSALKGVYVVSMIAIVISILINASYKKQKEN, from the coding sequence ATGAAAAAAACAAACGTACCTGTTGTTACGCTTGCGATTTTTATGACAACTTTTATGGCTGCGATTGAAGGAACGATTGTATCAACTGCAATGCCAACCATTGTTTCTGACCTGAATGGGTTGGAAATTATGAACTGGGTTGTTTCAATTTTCTTATTTATGACAGCTGTATCGACTCCTTTATACGGAAAACTGGCAGACAGCATTGGTCGCAAGCCAGTTTTTTTGTTTGGCATTGCGTTGTTTGTCGTTGGGTCAGCTCTTTGCGGTCAAGCACACAATATGATGGAGTTAATCTTGTTTCGGGTTGTGCAGGGCCTTGGCTCTGGTGCAGTTCAGCCTGTGGCAATGACAATTATTGCGGACTTGTATACTTTAAAAAAGCGCACCAAGATGCTTGGACTTAATTCCGGCTTCTGGGGAGTTGCGTCTGTTATCGCACCACTTCTGGGTGGCTTTATTGTTCAAAGCCTGTCTTGGCACTGGGTCTTTTACATCAATGTGCCGATTGGTTTAATCGCCTTCTTGCTAGTTGTGTTCTTTTTACATGAACCAAAGGAGAAGGTAGCAGTTAAGCTGGACGTTAAAGGTACGTGTTGGTTAACTGTTCTATTGTTAACCTTGATGTATGTATTGCAAGAATTAGGTTCGCTTAATTGGCTAATAACAGCCGCTCTAGTGATTTTAATTATTATTAGTGCAGTTGCCTTTTATCACGTTGAAAAGAAGGCAGATGACCCAATAATGCCACTCTCAATGCTTAAAGGCAGAGAGTTCCTCGCATTAAACCTGATTACCATGTTTATTTCAGGAGTTGTAATTGGTTTTGAATTTTATATTCCGACTTGGATGCAGGGAATCAAGGGGACAAGTGCTACAATTGCGGGCTTTGCCGTTACGCCAAGTTCTGTAATGTGGGTTGTTGGTTCATTCTTAATTGGTGGCTTGCTTGGTCGCTTTGGCGTTCGCAAAACTTTCTTCGGCATGCTTGGATTACTAGTAATTGCAGACCTGCTATTGCTGATTGTGCCCATGCAAACACCGTTCTGGGTATTTTGTGTCATTGCCACAATGAATGGTTTAGCTTTCGGTGCAATTATCACTGCGTCTCAAGTCCGTTCACAAGTCCTAGTTGAGCCTGAAAACGTGGGGGTTGCTACGTCATTTAATACGCTAATGCGTTATTTGGGACAGACGATGTTAGTTTCAATTTACGGCATTACATTTAATACGATTGTTGCTGGACAAATTGCAAAGCATCCGGCCTTGACCCAGGCAATGATGAACAAAATTGTGTCATCAGTTAAAGCCAAGGAATTGGCTGCTAACTTGGTGCCACAATTGCGGCAGGTATTGTTTAGCGCCCTAAAGGGTGTCTACGTTGTTTCAATGATTGCCATTGTGATTTCAATTTTGATTAACGCCAGTTATAAAAAGCAAAAAGAAAATTAA
- the metK gene encoding methionine adenosyltransferase, which translates to MEKRLFTSESVSEGHPDKIADQISDAILDAIIAQDSDAHVACETIVTTGIVYVFGEISTSAYVDIQSIVRKTVLRIGYDKPELGFDGNNCAVLVDIDEQSPDIADGVDHSLETRENQSDEDNLDQIGAGDQGLMFGFAIKETPELMPLPISLAHRLMRQVAQLRKDRTLTWLRPDSKAQVTVEYDETGKPKRVDTVVISTQTDDQVTNEEIRQAMIDLVINKVIPAKYLDEQTKYLINPSGRFVIGGPKGDSGLTGRKIIVDTYGGYARHGGGAFSGKDPTKVDRSASYAARYVAKNIVAAGLAYRCEVQLAYAIGVAHPVSVMIDTAGTGKVSDELLTKAVREIFDLRPAGIIKMLDLRRPIYEQTAAYGHFGRTDIDLPWEKTDKVQAILDFVKKNK; encoded by the coding sequence GTGGAAAAACGTTTATTTACTTCGGAATCTGTTTCTGAAGGACATCCAGATAAGATTGCAGACCAAATTTCTGATGCGATTTTAGATGCGATTATTGCTCAAGATTCAGATGCACACGTCGCCTGTGAAACTATTGTTACCACGGGAATTGTGTATGTGTTTGGTGAAATATCGACTAGTGCTTATGTTGATATTCAGTCAATTGTTCGTAAGACAGTTTTACGGATAGGTTATGATAAGCCAGAACTTGGCTTTGATGGCAATAATTGCGCTGTATTAGTTGATATCGATGAGCAATCACCTGATATTGCTGATGGTGTTGATCATTCGCTAGAAACTCGTGAAAATCAGTCTGACGAAGATAATTTGGATCAAATTGGTGCGGGTGATCAAGGTTTAATGTTTGGCTTTGCAATTAAGGAAACGCCAGAGTTAATGCCGCTGCCAATTTCACTTGCGCACCGGTTAATGCGTCAAGTTGCGCAATTGCGTAAAGATAGGACTTTAACATGGTTACGTCCAGATTCTAAAGCACAAGTTACCGTTGAATATGATGAAACCGGTAAGCCTAAGCGGGTTGATACGGTTGTCATTTCAACGCAAACTGATGATCAAGTTACTAATGAAGAAATCCGTCAAGCAATGATTGATTTAGTCATTAATAAGGTCATTCCAGCTAAGTACCTAGATGAGCAAACAAAATACCTGATTAACCCTTCTGGTCGCTTTGTAATCGGGGGACCTAAAGGTGATTCTGGTTTAACTGGCCGCAAGATCATCGTTGATACTTACGGTGGTTATGCTCGTCATGGTGGTGGCGCCTTTTCCGGTAAAGATCCGACAAAGGTTGACCGCAGCGCTAGTTATGCGGCACGTTATGTTGCCAAAAACATCGTAGCTGCAGGTCTCGCATACCGCTGCGAAGTGCAGTTAGCTTATGCAATTGGTGTAGCTCATCCAGTATCAGTAATGATTGATACTGCTGGTACTGGAAAGGTTAGCGATGAGCTCTTGACGAAGGCAGTTCGGGAAATCTTTGATTTACGGCCAGCTGGGATTATCAAGATGCTTGACTTGCGCCGGCCAATATACGAGCAAACAGCAGCTTACGGTCATTTTGGTCGCACTGATATTGATTTGCCATGGGAAAAGACCGATAAGGTTCAGGCAATCTTGGATTTTGTAAAGAAAAATAAATAA